The DNA region AGGTATAGATAAAAATTTTGAACATATACAACTTGCGGCTGCAAATTATGGAGACAAAATAACAGAACAGTTTTTAGATCTTTTCATTGATATTAATGATTTCTTAATATGCTCTTCAATTGATCACTATATAACTCTTTTTGAAGATTTCTTGAGTTTAGGTTTAAACTTAGGATTTACAGAAGATAAAATAGAAGAAGCTTATTTAAAGAAGAACCTTATAAATCATGAAAGACAAAATATCGGTTATTAAGGCATCTAAAAATAAATAATAAGTCAAAGATGCGACGAATATTTTGAATCCAACAAGGAAACAGGTTCTGATGATAGTTGGACTATCAGAGGGTTCTGTTGACGCAGTAGGATTCAAAATAGGCTAGCATACTGACTTAGTTATTTTTAGAAGATGCCTAAAATTAATTGAACAATATACATGCACTATAAAGTTTATCAAATAGCTTTTATAGTGTTTTTTTTACTTATATATACACATATATTGGGGCATACTAATCTTCAGGATGGTGATTTTATGATTGGCATATTTTTATCAATTTTATCAGGAATTTGTATGAGTCTTCAAGGAGTTTTTAATACAAGGCTAAGCGAGAAAATAGGTCTTTGGGAAACAAATGTAATTGTTCAGGGAAGTGCATTAATTTTTACTTCCATAGTATTGATTTTTGCCAGCAAGGGCAATTTTAAAAATATAAAAGATGTAAACAAAATGTATCTTTTAGGTGGAATACTTGGTGTCATAATTGTCTATACTGTTATGAAGGGAATATCTTCTGTGGGAACTACCTGTGCAATCTCAACAATATTAATTGCTCAACTTTTGGCTGCAGCTATTATTGACGCTTTTGGATTCTTTGATACTCCTAAAATAGCCTTCGGAGCTAATGAAATATTAGGTGTAATCATTATGATAGTAGGTATAGTAGTATTTAAATGGAAATGTTGAAAATTTTTCTGATTATTTAATAGCAAATATCAAGTTTTAAAATATAATAATAATGGAAGTCATCTTACGGAGGAAAATTGATGTTTTCTATGAGAAAAAAACTTGATAACAACCTGAGACTTGCTATTGAAAAAGATAGGCTTAAAAATTATAGGGTCATTATTCACTGTACTGCCTTATTGGATAGATTTCAATCAAAAATAAAATCTCTTAGAGGGGAATTAATCTGTATAATCCCTTCTGTTAACTGTGTATGTGCAAACATATCTGCTAATACCATTAAGCGTTTAATAGAATATCCAGAGGTAAATTTTATTACCTTAGATAATTTTGCTTATCTTTGCGCAAATAGTATATCCGCCTCTAATAAGATAAGTTTATCTAAAAATTTGAAATTTACAGGTAAAGATGTATGCATAGCTTTAGTAGATAGCGGTATATATCCACATCCTGATTTATTGAGTCCTTTTAAAAGAATCAAAAATTTTATAGATATTGTAAACGGACTTAATTATCCTTATGATGATAATGGCCACGGTACTTTTGTCAGTGGAGTAATATCTGGCAGTGGCATTAATTCAAATGGCATGTACAAAGGCATAGCTCCAAACAGCAGCATATACTGTATAAAGGCCTTTAATTCTTTGGGAAAAGCTTATATATCAAACATACTTTTAGCCATAGACAAAATTCTTTATGACTGTAAGGAATTTAACATAAGAATACTTTGCTTACCTTTTGAGATAAGTACAGAAGAGGATTTTATATTATCACTTTTTCATAATGCTTTTGAAAAGGCGAAGGAGAACAACATTGTAGTAGTAGTTCCAAGTGGAAATAACGAAAATATAAAAAGTTCTATAAGAGGAATTGCTGGATTAGATAACTGTTTAACTGTTGGTGGCCTTGATACTGCTTCTACAATTAAATCATATCATTATTCCGCTAGCGGTCCCTGCGGCAAGCTTATGAAGCCAGATCTTTCCGCCGCCTGCGTTGATATATATTCTTTAAAATCTGATACAAACTACGTTTCAGAAAGAGATGGGGTAAAACTTTATCCTCATAAAATGGAAAAATACTATACCAGTTTTACAGGTACTTCTTGTGCAGCTGCCTATGTAAGTGGAATTTGTGCTCTCTTATTGGAAAGTAATAAAAATTTAAATTATAATGATATTATTTCCCTTATTAAAGCTTCTTGCAAATTATTAAGTTTTCCAAAATGGCAGCAAGGCGAAGGTATAATAGAAATAAATAAATTGTTCAGTAATGAATAAAATTCGATTTTCTGCACATAACTATAATCATAAAGTAAGGCACATTCAAATAAATAGTCAGCGTCTTTGACTTACTATTTATTTTCATATGCTTAATCCAAAATTATTAAAACCAAATTTCGCTCTCAGGCATTCTTAGCTTTTCATGCTCTGCATGCTTGTATAAATATTAGCCTCTGAGTTTAAATTCTCAGAGGTTTTTATTTTTATTTAAATGTTATTGCATTAACAAACCTTACTAATTTGAAATTTGTTTCTACTATTCAGATTAGACAAGTTATTTAGGAACGTGCCTCTTTTACCTCCCTATAGTTATATTCGCTAGATATCAGGTGAAATTTATATCCCTGCAAAGTCTATCTTTTCCCACTATAGTATTGTCAAATATCTTTTTTGTATGTTCCAAATATTTTTCTGGCTCTTTAAGTGATGGACTAAAATGAGTGAGCCAAAGTTCTTTTACATTACCTTCTTTTGCCAAAGCTGCTGCTTCACTAAAAAGCATATGTTTATTTTTAATGGCCTTTTCTAAGCTATCATCTTCACCATACATACCTTCACATATAAAAAGTTCAGCCTCCTTTATAAAATCCACAAGAGAAGCTATAGGTCTTGTATCTGTAACATAACAAATTTTTATACCCTTTCTCTCATCGCCTAAAACCATGTCTGGCGTAAATACTCTTTTGCCAAATTGAATGCTTTCACCCTTTTGAAGAATACTCCATAGTTTTATAGGCACATCATTTAACTGAGCCTTTTCTTTGTTAAATTTCTTTCTTCTCTTTATCTCTACACTATAACCTAAGCAAGGAAGAGTATGTTCACAACTTATAGCATGAATTATCATATCATTTAATTTAAGTTCATAGAAATCCTGTTGTACTTCTATTAATTTTAATTCATAGGGAAGCATTGGTGCTATAACTGTCATACCTTCAACAACCTTTTTTAATCCTGAAGGTCCTACTATAGTAAGTGGTTCTATTCTGCCTGAATTGGCGATAGTTAACAAAAGCCCAGGAAGTCCTGCTATATGATCTGCATGATAATGAGTAAAGCAGATAATGTCTATAGCTTTAAAGCCACTACCTAATATTTTCATAGAAACTTGAGTTCCCTCGCCACAATCAATTAACAATTTACTGCCATTAGAACTTACCAGCATGGAAGTAAGTGATCTATTTGGAACAGGCATACTGCCTCCACAACCTAATAGACATACATCAAGCAAATTTATCCCTTCTTTACCTTAAAGTAATTATCTACGCTCCTATTTTCAAAACAATCCATCCTTTAAATATTATAATCAAAATTATAATTATTATAGAGCTTATACTGAAACTTAATAAAATAGCATATACAGCTTTAGTAAAAAATATTCCTGTTATAACTGCTGTAACAATTGATGGACTAAATATAATTATACATTATATTATTAGTGTGTTATTTGTATAGTACACATTTTGTAATATTTAGTCAACAAATTATTTCCAAAAGTTAATTTGTATTTTATTCATTATTGCTTTAAAATATATATATACTCTATA from Clostridium pasteurianum BC1 includes:
- a CDS encoding dUTP diphosphatase codes for the protein MNLNKLFNLQKELDSRILSEHNLKADNLFSKKALALQVEVGELANETRCFKYWSKKSPSPEEIILEEFVDCLHFILSIGIDKNFEHIQLAAANYGDKITEQFLDLFIDINDFLICSSIDHYITLFEDFLSLGLNLGFTEDKIEEAYLKKNLINHERQNIGY
- a CDS encoding S8 family serine peptidase; this encodes MFSMRKKLDNNLRLAIEKDRLKNYRVIIHCTALLDRFQSKIKSLRGELICIIPSVNCVCANISANTIKRLIEYPEVNFITLDNFAYLCANSISASNKISLSKNLKFTGKDVCIALVDSGIYPHPDLLSPFKRIKNFIDIVNGLNYPYDDNGHGTFVSGVISGSGINSNGMYKGIAPNSSIYCIKAFNSLGKAYISNILLAIDKILYDCKEFNIRILCLPFEISTEEDFILSLFHNAFEKAKENNIVVVVPSGNNENIKSSIRGIAGLDNCLTVGGLDTASTIKSYHYSASGPCGKLMKPDLSAACVDIYSLKSDTNYVSERDGVKLYPHKMEKYYTSFTGTSCAAAYVSGICALLLESNKNLNYNDIISLIKASCKLLSFPKWQQGEGIIEINKLFSNE
- a CDS encoding ribonuclease Z, with the protein product MLDVCLLGCGGSMPVPNRSLTSMLVSSNGSKLLIDCGEGTQVSMKILGSGFKAIDIICFTHYHADHIAGLPGLLLTIANSGRIEPLTIVGPSGLKKVVEGMTVIAPMLPYELKLIEVQQDFYELKLNDMIIHAISCEHTLPCLGYSVEIKRRKKFNKEKAQLNDVPIKLWSILQKGESIQFGKRVFTPDMVLGDERKGIKICYVTDTRPIASLVDFIKEAELFICEGMYGEDDSLEKAIKNKHMLFSEAAALAKEGNVKELWLTHFSPSLKEPEKYLEHTKKIFDNTIVGKDRLCRDINFT
- a CDS encoding DMT family transporter, which encodes MIGIFLSILSGICMSLQGVFNTRLSEKIGLWETNVIVQGSALIFTSIVLIFASKGNFKNIKDVNKMYLLGGILGVIIVYTVMKGISSVGTTCAISTILIAQLLAAAIIDAFGFFDTPKIAFGANEILGVIIMIVGIVVFKWKC